From a region of the Castanea sativa cultivar Marrone di Chiusa Pesio chromosome 10, ASM4071231v1 genome:
- the LOC142613236 gene encoding putative pectin methyltransferase QUA2, with protein MSRPLHRGVSGGLRLSGSNNDLWDSQMKDRTEKEDLDRRGSDQSIASAKFPYLLHLSDNSTTKNGINENGFASDSLISGTPRSRHKLAMLLLKFSLISIVILALTGSFWWTISISASSRGHIFHGYRRLQEQLVVDLWDIGELSLGSSRLKELEFCPEEFEHHVPCFNVSDNIALGYTDGNEYDRFCGHGSRDNCLVLPPVKYKIPLRWPTGKDVIWFANVKYDPQERMSSTVTRRMMMLEEEQIAFRSDSPTFDGIEDYSHQIAEMIGLRNESSFIHIGIRTILDIGCGFGSFGAHLSPSQLLTMCVANYEASRSQVQLTSERGLPAMIGSFTSKQLPYPSLSFDMVHCAWCGIDWAQKDGIYLNEVDRLLKPGGYFVWTSQENKVQRVTRTKEKQKITGNFVQSFAENLCWKILSTQEGTIIWKKTSKRNCYSSRKSSSGPSICSKSQDVETPYYRPLQACIGGTQSRRWIPIEDRTTWPSRANLNKNELALFGLHPEEFAEDTDNWQVMVRNYWSLLSPLIFSDHPKRPGDEDPSPPYNMLRNVLDMNANFGGLNAALLGARKSVWVMNVVPTNGPNYLPLIMDRGFVGVLHDWCEAFPTYPRTYDLVHAAGLLSLESVQQRRCTTLDLFTEIDRILRPEGWVIIRDTAPLIESARTTITRLKWDARVVEVESNSDERLLICQKPFFKRQAK; from the exons ATGTCCAGGCCTCTGCATAGAGGTGTATCTGGAGGATTACGACTCTCTGGGAGCAACAATGATTTGTGGGACTCTCAAATGAAAGATAGAACAGAAAAGGAAGACTTAGATAGAAGGGGTTCTGATCAAAGTATTGCATCTGCGAAGTTTCCTTATCTTCTACATCTCTCAGATAATTCTACTACCAAGAATGGTATCAACGAGAATGGTTTTGCATCTGATTCATTGATCAGTGGAACTCCGAGAAGTCGGCACAAATTAGCAATGCTGCTTTTGAAGTTCAGTCTAATATCGATTGTAATACTTGCTCTCACTGGATCTTTTTGGTGGACGATTTCTATTTCTGCATCGTCGAGGGGTCACATATTCCACGGTTATAGGCGACTCCAAGAGCAACTTGTTGTAGATTTGTGGGATATTGGGGAGCTTTCTCTTGGTTCCTCAAGGTTGAAAGAGTTGGAATTCTGTCCTGAGGAGTTTGAGCATCATGTTCCTTGCTTCAATGTCTCAGATAATATTGCTTTGGGTTATACGGATGGCAATGAATATGACCGATTTTGTGGGCATGGATCGAGGGATAACTGTTTGGTTCTTCCACCTGTGAAATACAAAATTCCTCTCAGGTGGCCTACTGGAAAAGATGTCATCTGGTTTGCAAATGTTAAATACGACCCACAGGAGAGAATGTCCTCAACAGTGACCAGGAG GATGATGATGCTGGAGGAAGAGCAGATCGCATTCCGTTCAGACTCTCCCACGTTTGATGGAATTGAAGACTACTCGCATCAAATTGCAGAAATGATTGGGCTGAGAAATGAATCTAGCTTTATACATATTGGG ATTAGAACCATCCTGGATATAGGATGTGGGTTTGGTAGCTTTGGGGCACATCTCTCTCCCAGTCAGCTCTTAACTATGTGTGTTGCAAACTATGAGGCTTCACGCAGTCAAGTTCAACTGACTAGTGAAAGGGGTCTTCCTGCAATGATTGGTTCCTTTACTTCAAAACAGTTGCCATATCCATCTCTCTCTTTTGATATGGTGCATTGTGCATGGTGCGGCATTGATTGGGCCCAAAAAG ATGGTATTTACTTGAACGAAGTTGATAGATTATTAAAGCCTGGCGGATACTTTGTCTGGACATCACAGGAGAACAAAGTTCAAAGAGTAACTCGTaccaaagagaaacaaaaaattacgGGAAATTTTGTCCAGAGTTTTGCAGAGAATCTTTGCTGGAAGATTTTATCAACGCAAGAAGGAACTATTATTTGGAAAAAGACAAGTAAAAGGAATTGTTATAGTTCACG GAAGTCCTCATCGGGCCCTTCGATATGTAGCAAAAGCCAAGATGTTGAAACTCCATATTATCGACCACTCCAAGCCTGCATTGGGGGGACACAAAGCCGCCGATGGATTCCTATTGAAGACAGGACAACTTGGCCATCAAGGGCCAACTTGAACAAGAATGAGCTTGCAttatttg GTTTGCACCCCGAAGAATTTGCCGAGGATACTGACAACTGGCAAGTGATGGTCCGTAATTATTGGTCTCTTCTGTCACCATTGATATTCTCTGACCATCCAAAGAGACCTGGTGATGAGGATCCTTCGCCACCTTATAACATGCTTAGAAATGTACTAGACATGAATGCTAATTTTGGTGGTTTGAATGCTGCGTTATTGGGAGCCAGGAAGTCTGTGTGGGTCATGAATGTGGTCCCTACAAATGGACCGAACTACCTTCCCTTGATCATGGACAGGGGTTTTGTTGGTGTATTGCATGATTG GTGTGAGGCCTTTCCAACATATCCTAGAACTTATGACTTGGTGCATGCAGCCGGACTGCTATCCCTTGAAAGTGTCCAGCAGCGTCGTTGCACCACACTTGATCTGTTCACTGAGATTGATCGAATACTTCGTCCAGAG GGTTGGGTGATAATCCGCGACACAGCTCCCCTCATTGAATCTGCAAGAACTACAATCACACGACTAAAGTGGGATGCACGGGTTGTAGAAGTTGAGAGTAATAGTGATGAGAGACTTCTTATCTGCCAGAAACCTTTCTTTAAGAGACAAGCTAAGTAA